In Aspergillus oryzae RIB40 DNA, chromosome 6, one genomic interval encodes:
- a CDS encoding uncharacterized protein (predicted protein): protein MNLNKAMNLFELFERLGREEDFEEAIQHAKSALLETASSKSLYVGKLNLLGVSLKARWFFNRAPGGLEEAIGLFTKAVEVTPNNDPNLISYLSNLGSSLEGRYDLFRHKGDLEDAIWLSRKAIRATPASHPKLGSRLSNLGSQLQRRYKRTDNINDLEETIRVLHQAVDATPANGSNLSTYLENLIDNLESRYYRREVISDLECAIRLSRKAVNVLPVDHPDFAG, encoded by the coding sequence ATGAATCTTAACAAAGCCATGAACCTCTTCGAACTATTCGAGCGTTTGGGCCGCGAGGAAGATTTCGAGGAGGCGATACAACACGCGAAGTCTGCACTCCTAGAGACAGCCTCAAGCAAGAGTCTTTATGTAGGAAAACTAAATCTCCTTGGAGTGTCTCTCAAAGCTCGTTGGTTCTTCAACCGAGCACCGGGAGGCCTTGAAGAGGCCATCGGACTGTTCACCAAAGCTGTCGAAGTCACGCCAAACAACGACCCAAATCTCATAAGCTACTTGAGCAACTTGGGAAGCAGCCTTGAGGGCCGATATGACCTCTTCAGGCATAAGGGGGATCTTGAAGACGCAATCTGGCTCTCTCGCAAGGCTATTAGGGCCACTCCTGCCTCTCATCCCAAACTAGGGAGTAGATTAAGTAATTTGGGAAGTCAGCTTCAAAGGCGCTATAAACGCACAGATAATATCAacgatcttgaagagacGATCAGAGTTCTACACCAAGCTGTTGATGCCACGCCTGCTAATGGCTCAAATCTCTCAACCTATTTAGAAAACCTGATCGATAATTTGGAAAGTCGGTATTATCGCCGAGAGGTGATCAGCGACTTAGAGTGTGCCATTCGACTATCTCGTAAGGCAGTCAACGTCTTACCTGTTGATCATCCGGATTTTGCAGGTTAA
- a CDS encoding RTA1 domain-containing protein (predicted protein): MTTLQPREGFKLFYYDPSLAAAVIFIICFLATTILHTYQLFRTRTWFFIPFLLGGYFEWIGYVARAVACNQTPNWTLGPYIVQAVLTLVAPALFAASIYMELGRMIVVLGAEKHSMIRIKWMTKIFVAGDVLSFLMQSAGAGMMGVKSKISENGPHIIVGGLVVQIIFFGFFMISSAVFHMRMNRDPVADGGAGFNWRRLLYALYGASALILIRSIFRLIEYAQGNGGYLVAHEWFMYIFDALLMFGTMLIFHVEHPSELNAWLRGSGVVCRGIIRFERIGGSGMMMS, encoded by the exons ATGACCACCCTACAACCCCGTGAGGGTTTCAAATTATTCTACTACGACCCATCCCTTGCAGCAGCTGTAATTTTCATAATCTGTTTTCTGGCCACCACAATACTACATACGTACCAGCTTTTTCGGACACGAACATGGTTCTTTATACCATTTTTACTGGGTGGTTACT TCGAATGGATAGGATATGTGGCACGTGCTGTGGCCTGTAACCAAACGCCCAACTGGACACTTGGGCCGTACATTGTACAAGCGGTCCTAACTCTGGTAGCACCAGCCTTGTTCGCTGCGAGTATCTACATGGAACTGGGCAGAATGATCGTCGTCCTTGGTGCAGAGAAGCACAGCATGATCCGCATCAAATGGATGACCAAGATCTTCGTGGCGGGAGACGTCCTATCATTCCTCATGCAATCCGCAG GCGCCGGAATGATGGGTGTGAAATCCAAAATTTCCGAGAATGGACCGCACATTATCGTCGGCGGTCTTGTCGTCcaaatcatcttcttcggcttcttcatgATATCATCGGCGGTCTTCCATATGCGCATGAACCGTGATCCTGTGGCGGATGGTGGAGCTGGCTTCAACTGGCGACGACTTCTTTATGCCCTCTATGGTGCTAGCGCTCTTATCCTTATTCGTTCCATCTTCCGTCTTATCGAGTATGCACAGGGGAATGGTGGGTACTTGGTCGCGCATGAGTGGTTCATGTACATTTTTGATGCGTTGTTGATGTTCGGGACGATGTTGATCTTCCATGTGGAGCATCCTAGTGAGCTTAATGCGTGGCTCAGAGGCAGTGGAGTTGTCTGTAGGGGGATAATCCGGTTTGAGAGGATTGGGGGGAGTGGCATGATGATGTCCTAG
- a CDS encoding uncharacterized protein (predicted protein) codes for MSTTVTHTTTLTIEIWKNRDPSTTSTLSFKLPEIDQSLRREYIQLGNVFKGIDDLDNLIFNPQAWTSQEGLGIEPMSLQLHNYSNTWEKGAWNHDTFIGLVEWGVARIKWCYDIETLKITSFVPSPTFLAQLNEQPCVVNAIKRSLSRCVYVITGVAEASGTNVSVCRFKRCGIIIRSRPFSLFVGQGITQSMSRPLGGPRPIPVGYSLHRLTLGKGKLMAEPVTASSFPKKLLSFDIDFPLSISDQSS; via the coding sequence ATGTCCACTACTGTTACCCATACTACTACACTAACGATCGAGATATGGAAAAACCGGGACCCATCGACCACGAGTACTCTATCGTTCAAGCTTCCAGAGATTGATCAAAGCCTCCGTCGCGAATACATCCAGCTAGGCAATGTGTTCAAAGGCATAGACGACCTGGATAATCTTATCTTTAACCCACAAGCATGGACTTCACAAGAAGGGCTCGGCATAGAGCCCATGAGCCTGCAGCTGCATAATTACAGCAATACATGGGAGAAGGGGGCTTGGAACCACGACACCTTCATCGGCCTGGTTGAGTGGGGCGTTGCTCGCATCAAATGGTGCTACGACATCGAAACGCTGAAGATAACTAGCTTCGTACCAAGTCCTACCTTCCTTGCTCAACTCAACGAACAACCCTGCGTTGTCAACGCCATCAAGCGTAGCCTATCTCGCTGTGTCTATGTCATCACTGGGGTGGCGGAGGCATCTGGTACGAACGTTAGTGTGTGTCGCTTCAAGAGGTGTGGTATTATCATAAGGAGTCGCCCGTTTAGCCTCTTTGTAGGTCAGGGCATAACGCAGTCCATGTCTAGACCGCTGGGTGGACCTCGTCCAATTCCTGTTGGGTATAGCCTGCATCGTTTGACACTGGGAAAGGGTAAGCTTATGGCGGAACCAGTCACGGcttcatcctttcccaaGAaactgctttcttttgatatcGACTTTCCCTTGAGTATTAGTGATCAGAGCTCATGA